Proteins from a genomic interval of Williamwhitmania taraxaci:
- a CDS encoding GNAT family N-acetyltransferase, whose amino-acid sequence MLTFQKINSDKDFSVVTRNQFVDFLYIQLGEFGDAPDAIQKCIDYAFSSESGKGGFCMIAFDEGVIVGGLIMNFTGMNSFIPPNILVYVAVDINQRGKGLGRQLIDHSVNQCHGSVALHVEYENPAKKLYERLGFKSKYAEMRLNR is encoded by the coding sequence ATGTTAACATTCCAAAAAATTAACAGCGACAAAGATTTTTCTGTTGTTACCCGCAATCAGTTTGTCGATTTCTTGTATATCCAACTCGGTGAATTTGGTGACGCCCCAGACGCAATTCAAAAGTGTATTGATTATGCTTTTTCCTCCGAGTCTGGAAAGGGTGGATTTTGTATGATTGCCTTCGATGAAGGAGTAATTGTTGGTGGTTTAATAATGAATTTTACGGGTATGAATAGTTTTATACCCCCAAATATCCTTGTTTACGTGGCTGTGGATATTAATCAAAGGGGAAAGGGGTTAGGTCGCCAACTTATCGATCACTCAGTAAATCAATGTCATGGAAGTGTTGCCCTTCACGTAGAGTACGAGAATCCAGCCAAAAAGTTATACGAACGGCTGGGATTTAAGTCTAAGTACGCAGAGATGAGGTTAAATCGATAA
- a CDS encoding alanine racemase translates to MAQLIVHTNRIIANLEKIQKFLEKNDFSWTLVTKILSGQEDALRAILLHPIATKLYSVGDSRISGLRLVKEINPAVKTMYIKPPAMDVVKSIIDYADISLNTSLRTIEALNKAAAAAGKIHQIIIMLELGELREGVLRERVVDFYAKVFDLNNIEVLGLGTNLGCMYGVQPTYDKLLHLSLYKQLLELKFNKQIPLISGGSSIVLPLVGKSAMPKNVNHLRIGESAFMGTSPWDGKQFSTLSTKAFEFKANIIELASKKNFPDDQLTDGNIGHFVDSSGETQGLTYRAIVDFGLIDVDASDLAIVDDSVKFVGTTSDMTVFDLGEAKEGKVHGQYKVGDRLVFTPSYMGVARLMSTRFVDKVML, encoded by the coding sequence ATGGCACAGTTAATCGTTCACACCAATCGTATCATTGCAAATCTCGAGAAAATTCAAAAGTTTCTTGAAAAAAATGATTTTTCCTGGACGCTCGTTACAAAAATTCTTTCCGGTCAGGAGGATGCTCTGCGGGCAATACTGTTGCATCCTATTGCGACCAAACTGTATAGTGTAGGGGATTCCAGAATTTCTGGATTACGGCTTGTCAAAGAAATAAATCCCGCGGTGAAAACAATGTACATTAAGCCACCAGCAATGGATGTGGTGAAATCAATAATTGACTACGCTGACATTTCCCTCAATACTTCCCTGCGTACCATAGAGGCCCTCAACAAGGCCGCCGCTGCTGCTGGGAAAATCCATCAAATTATTATAATGCTGGAACTTGGGGAGTTGCGCGAAGGTGTCCTCCGGGAGCGGGTTGTTGATTTCTATGCCAAGGTTTTCGATTTGAACAATATAGAAGTGCTTGGACTTGGAACAAATTTGGGTTGCATGTACGGAGTGCAGCCTACCTATGATAAATTGCTGCACCTTTCGCTCTACAAACAGCTGTTGGAGTTGAAGTTTAATAAGCAAATACCGCTGATTTCTGGCGGGAGTTCTATAGTTCTTCCCTTAGTTGGAAAATCTGCAATGCCTAAAAATGTAAACCATTTACGCATTGGAGAATCAGCGTTTATGGGTACAAGTCCTTGGGATGGTAAGCAATTTTCGACACTTTCCACTAAAGCCTTTGAATTTAAAGCGAATATTATTGAACTCGCATCAAAGAAAAATTTCCCCGACGATCAGCTTACTGATGGGAATATTGGTCACTTTGTAGACTCTTCAGGGGAAACCCAGGGGTTGACGTATCGAGCCATTGTCGATTTTGGTCTAATTGATGTTGATGCTTCCGATTTGGCGATAGTCGACGATAGTGTTAAGTTTGTAGGAACCACCTCCGATATGACCGTTTTTGATCTTGGCGAGGCCAAGGAAGGAAAGGTTCATGGACAATATAAGGTTGGTGACAGGTTAGTATTCACACCTTCTTACATGGGGGTTGCAAGGCTTATGAGCACTCGGTTCGTCGATAAGGTTATGCTTTAG
- a CDS encoding dihydrolipoamide acetyltransferase family protein → MSQFELKMPKMGESVEQATITRWFVKEGDTIEEDDALLEIATDKVDSEIPSPVAGTVLKILFKQDDLVPVGAVIALIGDSASLPDAKPAAESTPVSPIVNHGVEPKQDGSKEFKSTKFYSPLVKNMANQENISIEELDGISGTGNEGRVRKEDILTFLTKRGNVPQALSNSAPTKSDQSVAQKQPKVTVSLGAEDTIIEMDRMRKLIAEHMVNSKNIAAHVTAMVEADVTNLVEWRNKNKDAFQKRCGTKLTFMPMFTEAVAKALRDYPMVNSSVDGERVIVRKHVNIGIAVALPSGNLIVPVIRDADLKNIGGLATDINTLADKARENKLLPDEIQGGTFTITNFGSFRNVMGTPIINQPQVAILATGTIEKKPAVLETQFGDIIVVRQKMFLSLSYDHRIVDGALGGAFIRKIADYLEQFDPLTAI, encoded by the coding sequence ATGTCACAATTCGAGCTTAAAATGCCTAAGATGGGCGAAAGCGTTGAGCAGGCAACCATCACTCGTTGGTTTGTAAAAGAAGGCGACACCATTGAAGAAGATGATGCTTTACTCGAAATTGCCACCGATAAGGTAGATTCCGAAATTCCATCACCTGTGGCCGGAACTGTATTGAAGATTCTCTTTAAACAAGATGACTTAGTGCCGGTGGGTGCTGTTATTGCCCTCATCGGAGACAGTGCATCGTTGCCAGATGCCAAACCTGCTGCTGAATCTACACCTGTTAGTCCAATTGTTAATCATGGAGTAGAACCTAAGCAGGACGGGTCAAAAGAGTTTAAATCGACCAAGTTCTATTCACCCCTAGTAAAGAATATGGCCAATCAAGAAAATATCTCTATTGAAGAGCTTGATGGTATCTCTGGAACCGGGAATGAAGGTAGGGTGAGGAAAGAGGATATCTTGACTTTCTTAACCAAACGAGGCAATGTTCCTCAGGCATTGAGCAATTCTGCGCCAACAAAATCGGATCAATCAGTAGCTCAAAAACAGCCAAAAGTAACGGTATCGTTAGGTGCAGAGGATACTATCATCGAGATGGATCGTATGCGCAAGCTTATTGCAGAGCATATGGTAAACTCCAAGAACATAGCCGCTCACGTTACTGCCATGGTGGAGGCTGATGTAACCAACTTGGTGGAGTGGCGCAATAAAAATAAGGATGCCTTTCAAAAGCGTTGCGGTACAAAACTCACGTTTATGCCAATGTTTACAGAGGCTGTGGCCAAGGCATTGCGCGACTACCCAATGGTTAATTCTTCGGTTGATGGTGAGAGAGTGATTGTTCGAAAGCATGTTAACATTGGTATTGCCGTTGCACTCCCTTCAGGAAATCTTATTGTACCTGTAATCAGGGATGCCGATTTAAAAAATATTGGTGGTTTGGCTACCGATATAAATACTCTTGCTGATAAGGCTCGTGAAAATAAGCTTTTGCCCGATGAAATTCAAGGTGGGACATTTACCATAACCAACTTTGGTTCGTTCCGCAATGTAATGGGAACTCCAATCATCAACCAGCCTCAAGTGGCCATTTTAGCAACAGGTACTATTGAGAAGAAACCGGCTGTATTAGAAACTCAGTTTGGAGATATTATTGTGGTCAGGCAGAAAATGTTTTTATCGCTTTCATACGATCATCGTATTGTAGATGGCGCATTAGGTGGTGCCTTCATCCGAAAAATTGCAGATTACCTTGAACAATTCGACCCATTAACCGCAATCTAG
- a CDS encoding alpha-ketoacid dehydrogenase subunit alpha/beta produces MEKRNQKQFGIKQTPKETLRQWFYLMTLGRSLDNKAPNYLKQALGWSYHAPYAGHDGIQLAIGQAFDKGKDHLFPYYRDMLTAISAGLTAEEIILNGISKATDPASGGRHMSNHFAKPEWNIHNTSSCTGNHTLHAAGVGRAIKYYKHMGVAISSQGESSVSEGYVYEAINGASNEKLPVIFVFQDNGYGISVPKADQTANRKVANNFSGFKNIRIFHCNGKDVFDSMNTMAEAKVWVLENQMPAIVQANCVRMQSHSNSDRHELYRDKDELSYSTDNDPLAKFHRLLVKYGRFTEEELAVIEEQVKAEVKEAHKKAMAAPDPAPASIFNFVMPDAYISEKFPNGLHQEQGEPIKLIEAINQTLKEEFRHNPDTFIWGQDMANKEKGGIFNVSKGMQQEFGRERVFNAPIAEDYIMGTANGMSRFNEKIRIVVEGAEFADYFWPAMEQYVESSHDYWRSNGKFSPNVTIRLASGGYIGGGLYHSQNIEGALASIPGVRIVYPSFADDAAGLLRSAMRSKGLTLFLEPKALYNAPKAATPIPEGFEVPFGKARVRRLGTDISIVTYGNTTHMCIEAAEILEKEMGISIEVIDIRSLIPLDKETILTSIKKTNKVLVVHEDKVFGGFGGELASVISDEAFEFLDAPVKRIGSTYTPVGFNRILEAAILPNTEKIIAALKELSKY; encoded by the coding sequence ATGGAAAAAAGAAATCAAAAACAATTTGGTATAAAACAAACTCCTAAGGAAACTTTGCGTCAATGGTTTTACCTGATGACCCTTGGGCGTTCTCTCGACAATAAGGCTCCTAACTATTTAAAACAAGCATTGGGGTGGAGTTATCACGCACCGTATGCCGGACATGATGGAATTCAGCTGGCTATAGGTCAGGCCTTTGATAAGGGGAAGGATCATCTTTTTCCCTACTATCGGGATATGCTAACGGCCATCTCAGCAGGACTTACCGCTGAAGAGATAATTTTAAATGGTATCAGTAAAGCAACTGACCCCGCTAGTGGGGGTCGGCATATGTCCAACCACTTTGCGAAACCTGAGTGGAATATCCATAATACATCAAGCTGTACCGGGAACCATACACTTCATGCAGCAGGGGTAGGACGCGCCATAAAATACTACAAGCATATGGGCGTGGCCATTAGTTCGCAGGGCGAATCATCTGTTTCGGAGGGCTATGTTTATGAGGCGATTAATGGTGCCTCGAACGAAAAACTCCCCGTCATATTTGTATTTCAAGATAATGGCTATGGTATTTCAGTCCCCAAGGCTGATCAAACAGCCAACCGAAAGGTAGCAAACAACTTTTCTGGATTTAAAAATATACGGATTTTCCATTGCAACGGAAAAGATGTTTTTGATTCCATGAATACAATGGCTGAAGCAAAGGTTTGGGTATTAGAAAACCAAATGCCTGCAATTGTTCAGGCCAACTGCGTTCGGATGCAAAGCCATTCAAATTCCGATAGGCATGAGCTTTATCGGGATAAAGATGAGTTGAGTTATTCGACAGATAATGATCCGCTTGCTAAATTTCATCGTCTTTTAGTTAAGTACGGCCGGTTTACAGAGGAAGAGCTTGCTGTCATTGAAGAGCAAGTTAAGGCAGAGGTTAAGGAAGCCCATAAGAAAGCAATGGCTGCTCCAGATCCCGCCCCTGCATCAATTTTTAACTTTGTGATGCCCGACGCGTACATTTCTGAAAAATTCCCGAATGGTTTACATCAGGAGCAAGGGGAGCCAATTAAGTTAATCGAGGCGATAAACCAAACGCTTAAAGAAGAGTTTCGTCACAATCCCGACACTTTTATATGGGGCCAAGATATGGCTAATAAAGAGAAGGGGGGTATCTTTAATGTATCCAAAGGGATGCAACAGGAGTTTGGTCGCGAACGCGTTTTTAATGCTCCAATTGCAGAGGATTACATAATGGGTACTGCCAATGGGATGTCCCGTTTTAACGAAAAAATACGGATTGTTGTAGAAGGAGCAGAGTTCGCCGATTATTTCTGGCCTGCCATGGAGCAATATGTCGAATCTTCACACGACTATTGGAGGTCCAATGGAAAATTTTCACCTAACGTTACCATTCGCTTGGCATCAGGTGGTTACATTGGAGGCGGACTTTATCACTCTCAAAATATCGAAGGTGCATTGGCTTCTATTCCAGGCGTGCGAATTGTCTATCCCTCTTTTGCCGATGATGCTGCCGGTTTATTGCGCTCAGCAATGCGCAGTAAGGGTTTAACTTTGTTTCTCGAACCAAAGGCACTATACAATGCGCCAAAAGCGGCAACGCCTATTCCTGAAGGATTCGAAGTTCCTTTTGGCAAGGCAAGGGTAAGGCGATTGGGGACAGATATCTCAATTGTTACCTATGGGAATACCACCCATATGTGCATTGAAGCTGCTGAAATTCTCGAAAAAGAAATGGGTATTTCCATCGAGGTTATCGATATACGCTCACTCATTCCACTCGATAAGGAGACTATCCTAACCTCGATTAAAAAAACGAATAAAGTTCTTGTTGTTCATGAAGACAAGGTGTTCGGCGGATTTGGAGGAGAGTTAGCCTCTGTTATTTCAGATGAAGCATTCGAGTTTCTGGATGCCCCCGTTAAGCGGATTGGTTCCACTTATACTCCGGTCGGTTTTAATCGGATTCTCGAAGCGGCCATCTTACCCAATACCGAAAAGATTATAGCAGCATTAAAAGAACTGAGTAAATATTAA
- a CDS encoding flavodoxin — MKKIGVFYSFRSIKTAKIADIIVEKFGKDKAVAVDVDHAWEKDFLAYDKLIFGVPTWFDGELPSYWDELIPMLEDIDFKGKKVAVFGNGNQKDYGENFGDAVGIMAEIIKSAGAEVIGFTSTEGYSFESSKADMGNEQFCGLILDFENQIKLNLPRIEQWVDHLKREI, encoded by the coding sequence ATGAAAAAAATAGGTGTTTTTTATAGCTTTCGTTCCATCAAAACCGCTAAGATTGCCGATATAATTGTTGAAAAATTCGGCAAGGATAAGGCGGTGGCTGTTGATGTTGATCATGCATGGGAAAAAGATTTTCTAGCATACGATAAATTAATATTTGGGGTTCCAACTTGGTTCGATGGAGAGTTACCAAGCTATTGGGATGAGTTAATTCCAATGCTCGAGGATATTGATTTTAAGGGCAAAAAGGTGGCAGTCTTTGGCAATGGAAACCAAAAAGATTATGGCGAAAATTTTGGCGATGCCGTGGGCATCATGGCTGAGATAATAAAATCTGCAGGTGCCGAGGTTATAGGTTTTACGTCCACGGAGGGCTACTCCTTTGAATCCTCTAAGGCCGATATGGGCAACGAACAGTTTTGCGGACTAATACTCGATTTTGAAAATCAAATCAAACTAAACCTTCCGAGGATCGAACAGTGGGTTGATCATTTAAAACGTGAGATTTAA
- a CDS encoding DUF1987 domain-containing protein, producing the protein MSPYVVQGTGETPGVVLDKEVGRFEFTGKSLPEDAKEFYGPILAWFDEYSTATNPQTILKMKMDYFNTASSKMLLEVFERIKTLHEAGSKVVIEWHYHEDDEDMYDAGQDYSDMIGVPFEFVSHQQAMA; encoded by the coding sequence ATGAGTCCATATGTTGTTCAAGGAACAGGTGAAACTCCTGGTGTTGTTTTAGATAAAGAGGTAGGCCGATTCGAGTTCACAGGCAAGTCATTACCTGAAGATGCGAAAGAGTTTTATGGTCCAATTTTGGCTTGGTTTGACGAATACTCAACGGCCACAAATCCGCAAACCATTTTAAAAATGAAAATGGATTATTTTAACACCGCCTCGTCCAAAATGCTCCTTGAAGTATTCGAACGTATAAAAACCTTGCACGAAGCTGGAAGTAAGGTAGTAATTGAGTGGCATTATCATGAAGATGATGAAGATATGTATGATGCTGGCCAAGATTATTCCGATATGATCGGGGTTCCCTTTGAATTTGTTAGTCACCAACAAGCAATGGCCTAA
- a CDS encoding DUF1987 domain-containing protein, whose amino-acid sequence MRAIFIEESGSTPKIELDRDSGVFRIVGKSFPEDVKSFYIPVIDWIQQYVQDPNNETLFEFSLEYFNTASSKMLLVMLSQLKEIQKQEKKITVLWRYPENDIEIEDAGIEFSEVINIPFIFRRVSNSSTL is encoded by the coding sequence ATGAGGGCGATATTTATTGAAGAGTCAGGTTCCACCCCTAAAATCGAATTAGATAGGGATTCTGGCGTTTTTAGAATTGTTGGTAAATCGTTTCCTGAAGATGTAAAAAGTTTTTACATTCCGGTGATTGATTGGATTCAGCAATATGTACAAGATCCTAATAATGAAACGCTGTTTGAATTTTCCTTAGAGTATTTTAATACTGCATCTTCCAAAATGCTCCTTGTTATGCTCAGTCAACTAAAGGAGATACAAAAACAAGAAAAGAAAATAACCGTTCTCTGGCGATATCCGGAGAACGATATTGAGATTGAGGATGCCGGCATAGAGTTCAGTGAGGTAATTAATATCCCATTCATTTTCCGTAGGGTATCCAATAGTTCTACTCTTTAG
- a CDS encoding DUF1987 domain-containing protein: MKDLNIPATKNTPSIIYDPKCGVLAIKGVCHPENVKDVFFPVFEWIDEMSQGDSVFPNGVFRVHFFFRYLNSASLKYVAMFLQKLNLLALNEIPVEVEWQYEADDEDMKETCQELFSFLELKLKYSLITIPFEN; this comes from the coding sequence ATGAAAGACTTAAACATTCCTGCCACAAAAAATACACCCAGTATTATTTACGATCCAAAGTGTGGAGTTCTCGCAATCAAAGGTGTATGTCATCCCGAAAATGTAAAAGATGTATTTTTCCCGGTATTTGAATGGATTGATGAAATGAGCCAAGGGGATAGTGTATTCCCCAATGGTGTTTTTCGGGTTCATTTCTTTTTTCGGTATCTTAATTCTGCTTCACTTAAATATGTTGCAATGTTCTTGCAAAAGCTGAATCTGCTTGCATTGAATGAGATCCCAGTGGAAGTGGAGTGGCAATATGAGGCCGATGATGAGGATATGAAAGAGACCTGCCAAGAACTTTTTTCTTTTCTGGAACTAAAATTGAAATATTCACTAATTACGATTCCTTTTGAAAACTAA
- a CDS encoding SDR family oxidoreductase, translating to MRNGMDYLGKVVVITGASSGIGMACAYEFGRRGAKVALGARSIEELKRIQTDLESNGISCFVSMVDVSNESDCKQFALDVYTAFGKVDVLINNAGISMRALFSDVDLSVLHKLMDVNFWGTVYCTKYFYAYLLKAKGSIVGVSSVAGIHGLPARTGYSASKFAMQGFLETIRIENLHQGLHVMVVAPGFTASNVRKSALTADGTNQGESPREETNMMTSEEVAHRIANGVIARKRQLVMTFEGKATLILKKFLPRLLDRIVYNHMAKEPNSPFK from the coding sequence ATGAGAAACGGTATGGATTATTTGGGAAAAGTTGTGGTGATAACAGGAGCTTCCTCGGGAATAGGAATGGCTTGTGCCTATGAATTTGGGAGGAGAGGTGCTAAGGTTGCGTTAGGAGCTCGAAGTATTGAAGAACTTAAACGTATTCAAACCGATTTGGAATCGAATGGTATCTCTTGCTTCGTTTCTATGGTTGATGTAAGCAATGAATCAGATTGTAAGCAGTTTGCCTTGGACGTTTACACCGCTTTTGGGAAAGTTGATGTGCTCATTAATAACGCAGGGATTTCAATGCGTGCGCTTTTTAGCGATGTTGATTTAAGCGTGTTGCACAAACTAATGGATGTAAATTTCTGGGGAACCGTTTACTGCACAAAATATTTTTATGCCTATTTGCTTAAAGCGAAGGGAAGCATTGTTGGTGTATCTTCAGTTGCCGGAATTCATGGTCTTCCTGCTCGGACAGGATATAGCGCCTCTAAATTCGCTATGCAGGGCTTTTTGGAGACTATTCGAATTGAGAATTTGCACCAAGGGCTCCATGTAATGGTTGTTGCACCAGGTTTTACCGCATCTAATGTGCGAAAGAGCGCTCTTACTGCCGATGGAACCAACCAAGGAGAATCGCCTAGAGAGGAGACTAATATGATGACCTCCGAAGAGGTTGCCCACCGCATAGCAAATGGTGTCATCGCTCGAAAGAGACAGCTTGTAATGACTTTTGAGGGGAAGGCAACCCTTATCCTGAAAAAGTTTCTTCCTCGTTTGTTAGATCGAATTGTTTATAACCATATGGCCAAGGAGCCCAATTCTCCTTTTAAATAA
- a CDS encoding acyl-CoA thioesterase — MLANRTEFRVRYGETDQMGIVHHSVYPLYFEMGRTELFRQIGYPYGEMEKMGIIMPLNELKVKYINPTHYDDLLIVETTITNFSPVKVVFSYRIINLIGKLFTTGETTLVCVHKITGKPGRLPLDIYTMINSLFSDGNAL, encoded by the coding sequence ATGCTAGCTAATAGGACTGAATTCCGAGTAAGGTATGGCGAAACCGATCAAATGGGGATTGTACATCATTCCGTTTACCCTCTCTACTTCGAAATGGGCCGAACTGAACTTTTTCGCCAGATTGGCTATCCGTATGGCGAGATGGAAAAGATGGGAATTATTATGCCTCTTAACGAATTGAAGGTAAAATACATTAATCCAACTCATTACGATGATTTGCTGATTGTTGAAACAACCATTACAAACTTTTCACCCGTAAAGGTTGTATTCTCCTATCGGATTATTAATTTGATAGGTAAACTATTTACTACTGGGGAGACTACCCTCGTGTGTGTTCACAAAATTACTGGAAAGCCAGGAAGATTACCCCTTGATATCTACACTATGATAAATAGTCTTTTTTCAGATGGCAACGCTCTATAG
- a CDS encoding DUF4252 domain-containing protein — MIFLVGILGSCSKKEPSLESLISHLRKDFSNEHFSIAPSMASVFIDETLPGGSELKALMDDLTSMEVIVISPNHGKADKGLDLFKIINRRLRKQDLTLLGQFRSEKETVDVWIVKIGEITDLMVVNQSESYLYLVHFKGTINEDNIRALLHPENRPILEYLYRLKAN, encoded by the coding sequence TTGATTTTTCTTGTCGGCATTCTTGGTTCATGTTCGAAAAAGGAACCTAGTCTTGAGAGCCTGATTAGTCATCTACGAAAGGATTTTTCAAATGAACACTTCTCCATTGCCCCATCGATGGCCTCTGTTTTTATCGATGAGACCTTGCCAGGTGGTTCTGAACTTAAAGCATTGATGGATGATCTAACTTCAATGGAGGTAATTGTTATTTCGCCTAATCATGGCAAAGCGGATAAAGGATTGGACCTTTTTAAAATAATAAATCGCCGATTAAGAAAGCAGGATTTGACTCTTTTGGGTCAATTCAGATCCGAGAAGGAAACCGTTGATGTCTGGATCGTTAAAATTGGCGAAATTACTGATTTGATGGTGGTTAATCAGAGCGAATCCTATCTGTATTTGGTTCACTTTAAGGGTACTATCAACGAAGATAATATTCGAGCACTGTTGCATCCCGAAAATAGGCCTATTTTGGAATACCTGTACAGGTTAAAAGCAAACTAG
- a CDS encoding porin family protein translates to MKRLFLSICALVFMISVANAQLFKFGIKAGVSSSRIKFDTKTLNNGTNDYEIKSGDALVGMHFGFVSRVQLLGLFVQPELYFSSTGGDVKIKNITANTETIKKQKFSRIDIPVLVGWKFGPARVGVGPVASIIIADKAVLKEYTGYEEQFNKATFGYQVGVGLDLWKLGVDLRYEGSLSKLGDGVKIGGQTRSFDSRNSQVLASVSLYF, encoded by the coding sequence ATGAAACGTTTATTCTTATCGATTTGCGCATTAGTGTTTATGATTTCTGTGGCTAATGCCCAGCTATTTAAGTTTGGAATTAAAGCAGGGGTTAGTTCCTCCAGAATTAAGTTTGATACTAAGACTCTTAATAATGGCACCAATGATTATGAAATAAAATCAGGTGACGCACTCGTAGGTATGCACTTCGGTTTTGTAAGTAGAGTGCAACTTCTCGGTCTGTTCGTCCAACCCGAGCTCTACTTTTCTTCAACTGGCGGCGATGTTAAGATTAAGAACATTACAGCTAATACTGAAACTATTAAAAAGCAAAAATTTAGCCGAATTGATATTCCTGTGTTAGTGGGTTGGAAGTTTGGCCCTGCTCGGGTTGGCGTAGGCCCAGTTGCCTCCATCATTATTGCCGATAAAGCTGTTCTTAAGGAGTATACCGGGTATGAAGAGCAGTTCAATAAGGCCACTTTTGGTTACCAAGTTGGAGTAGGGTTGGATTTATGGAAGTTAGGTGTTGATCTTCGGTATGAAGGAAGCCTTAGCAAACTTGGCGATGGAGTTAAAATTGGTGGTCAAACCAGATCATTCGATAGTCGTAACTCTCAAGTTTTGGCAAGTGTATCTCTATATTTTTAG
- a CDS encoding hybrid sensor histidine kinase/response regulator → MSIINSIDMEANLFVIITSIIVVLLILLIILILVVIKSRKTVLWQKSLMAQFFDDNQSKEARIQELMLEKKGLIRKLGDARAKVDEANLLKSNFLANMSHELRTPMNGIIGFTQLLRDELTPDKREQYVGIVVDSGEQLVQLLDNIVDISRMDAGVISFNRSPCNLDEMLFDLFTQFNEIKYKQDKDDLILRFYNLADDQVNIINTDCVRLRQVFSNLIGNALKFTHKGIIEFGFTNSSDHELLFFVKDTGIGIPEEKQCIVFERFRQVEQGSTRKYGGTGLGLYISKQIINGLNGKIWFESTPEQGSIFYFTLPYESVEIKEDISFFHTTQRAFSWANMVILVVEEKESNYQHLENLLKDTEATLIWAKNDAETISMCLNGDAPNIVLMDNQMYNVDGGETIQEIRKHKSKSELPIIIHTDYALPNDNLQYLEVGCNDYIAKPINQEALLNKIDRFLSKA, encoded by the coding sequence ATGAGTATTATTAATAGTATTGATATGGAGGCAAATTTGTTTGTAATAATTACAAGCATTATTGTAGTCCTATTGATCCTACTGATAATACTCATTTTGGTTGTAATTAAGTCAAGAAAAACTGTTCTTTGGCAGAAGAGCCTTATGGCGCAATTCTTTGACGATAACCAATCAAAAGAGGCTCGCATTCAAGAGTTAATGCTCGAAAAAAAAGGGTTAATACGAAAGCTTGGAGATGCTCGTGCTAAGGTCGATGAAGCTAATTTGTTGAAATCGAATTTTTTGGCAAATATGTCGCATGAGTTACGCACTCCAATGAATGGAATCATTGGTTTTACACAACTGCTTAGGGATGAATTAACTCCCGATAAGCGCGAACAATATGTTGGAATTGTTGTAGATAGTGGCGAACAGCTTGTTCAATTGCTCGATAATATTGTGGATATTTCCCGAATGGATGCTGGTGTGATTTCCTTTAATCGATCACCTTGTAACCTCGACGAGATGCTTTTTGATCTTTTTACCCAGTTTAATGAGATAAAATACAAGCAAGATAAGGATGATCTGATTTTGAGATTCTATAATTTAGCTGACGACCAGGTTAATATTATTAACACCGATTGTGTTCGATTACGCCAAGTTTTCTCCAACCTGATTGGGAATGCGCTTAAGTTTACTCATAAAGGGATTATCGAATTTGGTTTTACCAATAGTAGTGACCATGAATTACTTTTCTTTGTTAAGGATACCGGTATTGGCATTCCTGAGGAAAAACAGTGTATTGTTTTTGAGCGATTTCGTCAAGTAGAACAAGGATCAACCCGGAAATATGGTGGGACTGGTCTAGGGCTTTATATCTCCAAGCAGATAATCAATGGTTTGAACGGAAAAATATGGTTTGAATCCACACCAGAGCAAGGATCTATATTCTACTTTACTTTACCCTATGAAAGTGTTGAAATAAAAGAAGATATTTCATTTTTTCACACTACTCAAAGGGCCTTCTCTTGGGCCAATATGGTTATTCTTGTGGTGGAGGAAAAGGAATCGAACTATCAACATCTCGAGAACCTGCTTAAAGATACTGAGGCTACCTTAATTTGGGCAAAGAATGATGCGGAGACAATAAGCATGTGCCTCAATGGAGATGCGCCGAACATTGTATTAATGGATAATCAAATGTACAATGTTGATGGGGGTGAAACTATACAGGAAATTAGGAAGCATAAGTCTAAGTCTGAACTCCCTATAATCATTCACACGGATTATGCCCTGCCAAACGATAATCTTCAATACCTTGAGGTGGGATGCAATGATTATATTGCAAAACCGATCAATCAGGAAGCCTTACTCAACAAGATTGATCGGTTTCTTTCTAAAGCCTAA